A portion of the Gossypium arboreum isolate Shixiya-1 chromosome 8, ASM2569848v2, whole genome shotgun sequence genome contains these proteins:
- the LOC108470114 gene encoding histone-lysine N-methyltransferase, H3 lysine-9 specific SUVH6-like codes for MGVSDNMLHKEISMVASSSHSEGRSGRVPTENGHVAPAPRFKQRKVSAVRDFPPGCGRVTAPITRPSEQAQGQVVSESENPASLPDSVERVQCETKVSGESEIATSSVNEVSGSQKDLPEENAAPITRPSEQAQGQAVSESENPASLPDCVDKVQCETKFSGESRIATSSVNEVSGSERDLPEENAAICEEEVPENGVEFHPGESSLARNYRPRKGVTVVRHFPPFCGRNAPPLSDEERMKWLTSLKNKGFNLDKFVNKEKPLEKTLCTDVRQVIEDVQEIDALDGKVEGSSPRLPVEEIQTKPEESASEKVGKRGAYEEASSRNNVEEDVENTNENNIKPSCETFPNEPDSNSKKVTEPRDDSRSLEENPIRDIVVYEGGDSFEKKLSVSSAFEGQLMEEDCIFVNEEGNSFEKKLSDSSAFEDQLLEENHGSQEILSNSPHRQGKITCKPDLVGGSLKRKKKSNATRKSSSRKRAHQGQVIVWNKEDSLEQDEQHKNDNFARRSYSYDVSLLPCPSRSDHDNDEMTTRNKVRETLRLFQAIFRKLLQEEESKMKEKGKAPKRIDILAAKILKEKGKYVNTGKQIIGPVPGVEVGDEFQYFVELNLVGLHRQSQGGIDYVKQGDKIIATSIIASGGYENDLDNSDVLCYMGQGGNVMQKGKQPEDQKLERGNLALANSRFVKNPVRVIRGETKSSSTLLEARGKTYVYDGLYSVEEFKQEPGPHGKLVYKYKLVRIPGQPELTWKVVKKSKVREGLCVHDISLGKEVIPISAINTIDCEKPPPFEYVCHMIYPDWCRPIPPKGCGCTKGCSELGKCSCVMKNEGEIPYNHNGAIVEAKPLVYECGPNCNCPPSCYNRVSQHGIKIQLEIFKTESRGWGVRSLNSISSGTFICEYAGELLEDREAEERKGNDEYLFDIGNNIDSSLWDGLSNLLPDAHSSSCQVVHESGFTIDAARCGNIGRFINHSCSPNLYAQNVLYDHEDTRIPHIMFFAAENIPPLQELTYHYNYMIDQVRDENGNIKKKICYCGSSECTGRLY; via the coding sequence ATGGGGGTTTCCGATAATATGTTGCATAAAGAGATATCAATGGTGGCGAGTAGTAGCCATTCTGAGGGAAGATCAGGAAGGGTGCCAACTGAAAATGGACACGTAGCCCCTGCCCCCAGATTTAAGCAGCGTAAAGTTTCGGCTGTTCGGGATTTTCCGCCAGGGTGCGGCAGGGTGACTGCACCAATCACTAGACCAAGTGAGCAAGCACAAGGACAGGTAGTATCCGAGTCTGAAAACCCAGCATCATTGCCTGATTCTGTAGAGAGAGTTCAGTGTGAAACGAAGGTTTCAGGAGAATCTGAAATTGCGACGAGTTCAGTAAATGAAGTTTCTGGTTCGCAGAAGGATTTGCCTGAGGAGAATGCTGCACCAATCACTAGACCAAGTGAGCAAGCACAAGGGCAGGCAGTATCTGAGTCTGAAAACCCAGCATCATTGCCTGATTGTGTAGATAAGGTTCAGTGTGAAACAAAGTTTTCAGGAGAATCCAGAATTGCGACGAGTTCGGTAAATGAAGTTTCTGGTTCGGAGAGGGATTTGCCTGAGGAGAATGCTGCTATTTGTGAAGAGGAGGTTCCAGAAAATGGTGTGGAGTTCCATCCTGGTGAGAGCAGTTTAGCAAGAAACTATCGTCCTCGGAAAGGAGTCACTGTTGTTAGACACTTCCCTCCATTTTGTGGAAGAAATGCTCCACCTCTTAGTGATGAGGAGCGCATGAAATGGCTTACCTCTCTAAAGAACAAGGGTTTCAATCTAGATAAGTTTGTAAATAAAGAGAAGCCCTTGGAAAAGACCTTATGTACTGATGTGAGACAAGTGATAGAGGATGTTCAGGAAATAGATGCTCTGGATGGTAAAGTAGAAGGTAGTTCTCCTAGGCTCCCTGTAGAAGAAATTCAAACTAAACCTGAAGAGTCAGCTTCTGAAAAAGTGGGAAAGCGAGGTGCTTATGAAGAAGCTTCTTCCAGGAATAATGTGGAGGAGGATGTGGAAAATACGAATGAAAACAACATCAAGCCTTCTTGTGAAACTTTTCCAAATGAACCTGATAGCAACTCTAAGAAAGTAACTGAGCCTAGGGATGATAGTAGAAGTTTGGAGGAAAATCCTATACGTGATATTGTAGTCTATGAAGGGGGAGATAGTTTTGAGAAAAAGCTTTCTGTTTCATCTGCTTTTGAGGGTCAATTGATGGAGGAGGATTGCATTTTTGTCAATGAAGAAGGCAACAGTTTTGAGAAAAAGCTTTCTGATTCATCTGCTTTTGAGGATCAACTTTTGGAGGAGAATCATGGGAGTCAAGAAATTTTATCAAATTCTCCTCATCGGCAAGGGAAAATCACCTGTAAACCTGACCTGGTTGGTGGttcattaaaaagaaaaaagaagagcaATGCCACCAGGAAGAGTTCTTCCAGAAAAAGGGCTCATCAAGGTCAGGTCATTGTTTGGAACAAGGAAGACTCCTTAGAGCAGGATGAGCAGcacaaaaatgataattttgctcgGAGATCATACAGTTATGATGTGAGTCTTCTGCCTTGCCCCAGTAGGTCGGATCATGATAATGATGAAATGACTACTCGGAACAAAGTGAGAGAGACATTACGCTTATTCCAAGCCATTTTTCGAAAGCTCTTACAGGAAGAAGAATCCAAGATGAAGGAAAAAGGAAAGGCTCCTAAGAGGATAGATATTCTAGCTGCAAAGATTCTCAAAGAAAAAGGGAAATATGTTAACACAGGCAAACAAATCATAGGACCTGTTCCTGGTGTTGAAGTTGGTGATGAGTTTCAGTATTTTGTTGAGCTCAATCTTGTTGGCCTTCATCGCCAGAGTCAGGGTGGTATAGATTATGTAAAGCAAGGTGATAAGATAATTGCTACCAGTATTATAGCTTCCGGGGGCTATGAGAATGATTTGGATAATTCAGATGTCTTGTGTTACATGGGTCAGGGAGGAAATGTTATGCAGAAAGGCAAGCAACCAGAGGACCAAAAGCTCGAAAGAGGAAACCTTGCTTTGGCAAATAGCAGATTTGTTAAGAATCCAGTGAGGGTGATTCGTGGTGAAACAAAGTCTTCGTCTACTTTGTTGGAAGCTAGAGGTAAGACGTATGTTTATGATGGACTTTATTCGGTGGAGGAGTTTAAGCAAGAACCAGGACCACATGGTAAGCTGGTCTACAAATATAAGTTGGTCAGAATTCCGGGTCAACCGGAGCTTACATGGAAAGTTGTCAAGAAATCTAAGGTGCGGGAGGGGCTCTGCGTACATGATATTTCACTAGGGAAGGAGGTAATCCCAATTTCTGCCATAAACACCATAGATTGTGAAAAGCCTCCTCCATTTGAGTATGTATGCCACATGATCTACCCTGACTGGTGCCGCCCTATTCCTCCCAAAGGTTGTGGTTGCACTAAAGGATGTTCAGAATTAGGGAAATGCTCTTGTGTGATGAAGAATGAAGGAGAGATCCCGTATAACCATAATGGGGCCATTGTTGAAGCAAAGCCCCTTGTTTATGAATGTGGTCCTAACTGCAATTGTCCTCCTTCTTGCTATAATAGAGTCAGCCAACATGGCATAAAAATTCAgcttgaaatctttaaaactgaATCAAGAGGCTGGGGTGTTAGATCCCTAAATTCTATCTCTTCTGGAACTTTTATCTGTGAGTATGCTGGAGAGCTCCTCGAAGATAGGGAAGctgaagaaagaaaagggaatgaTGAGTATCTGTTTGATATTGGAAATAACATTGACAGTTCTCTCTGGGATGGTCTTTCAAACCTATTGCCTGATGCGCATTCAAGTTCTTGCCAAGTTGTACATGAAAGTGGTTTCACCATTGATGCTGCACGGTGTGGCAATATTGGGAGATTCATAAACCACAGTTGTTCACCTAATTTGTATGCACAAAATGTCCTTTATGACCATGAAGATACGAGAATCCCGCACATAATGTTCTTTGCGGCTGAGAATATTCCTCCTTTGCAAGAGTTGACATATCATTACAATTATATGATAGATCAGGTCCGTGATGAGAATGGTAACATAAAGAAGAAAATATGCTACTGTGGTTCTTCTGAGTGTACTGGTAGGTTGTATTAA